The following are from one region of the Candidatus Abyssobacteria bacterium SURF_5 genome:
- a CDS encoding DUF4445 domain-containing protein, which yields MHKQVIFQPSGRRGQIERGKNLLEVSRELGVDIESICGGKKTCGKCKVRVQEGFFERHGIESRYDHLTPLTEEEKKVLSPDEIAKGYRLACAAHIQGDLLIHVPEESRGGQQVVRKEVTLRKIALNPAVKTYHVRLEKPTLADPLSDYERLLKGLESQHRLHGLRAGRIFMARLPHVLREGNWEVTVAVWMGKELLGAVPGSSMKCFGLAVDIGTTTVAGYLCDLSNGDVAAVHSLMNPQVAYGEDVMSRVTYIMTADGGLSELHREIIGSLNQIVGSVCTKASIQPDDILEMCIVGNTVMHHILLNISPVGVGVSPFAPAVQSAIDLKAAELQIGINGAANVHVLPVEAGFVGADNVGVLIAEAPYDKDEMQLIIDIGTNGEILVGNRHKILAASCATGPALEGAHIKHGMRAAPGAIERVRIAPGGLDVEYRVIAGDNGEHARGICGSGIIDAIAEMFRAGIVEKSGRFNKSINSPRIVVDGKSREFVLVPKEKTSIGKNITITAGDVRAVQLAKGAIYAGSKILMKRLGIQSVDRVVLAGAFGSYIDRTCAMLMGMFPDCPIENVIAVGNAAGDGARMALLDIGKRKEAAEQACRVEYVELTLEKDFEREFVEAMHFPHMHDAFPNLKELLPTE from the coding sequence GTGCACAAGCAAGTGATATTTCAGCCGTCCGGCCGGCGCGGGCAAATCGAGCGAGGGAAGAACCTGCTGGAGGTATCGCGCGAACTGGGGGTGGATATAGAATCCATTTGCGGAGGCAAGAAAACGTGCGGCAAATGCAAGGTGCGCGTGCAGGAGGGCTTTTTCGAGCGCCACGGCATTGAATCGCGGTACGATCACCTCACGCCGCTTACGGAAGAAGAAAAGAAAGTATTGTCGCCGGACGAAATCGCCAAAGGATATCGGCTTGCGTGCGCGGCCCATATTCAGGGGGATCTGCTGATACATGTTCCCGAGGAGAGCCGTGGTGGACAGCAGGTGGTTCGGAAAGAAGTGACACTTCGGAAGATAGCGTTGAATCCGGCGGTCAAGACCTACCATGTCAGACTGGAAAAACCCACGCTTGCCGACCCACTGAGCGACTACGAGCGCCTGCTGAAAGGGCTGGAATCGCAGCATCGCCTGCATGGTCTGCGAGCGGGAAGAATTTTCATGGCGCGGCTCCCGCATGTGTTGCGTGAGGGGAACTGGGAGGTGACGGTTGCGGTCTGGATGGGAAAAGAACTTCTGGGGGCGGTTCCGGGTTCCTCGATGAAATGTTTCGGTCTGGCGGTGGATATTGGCACGACGACGGTTGCCGGCTATCTGTGCGATCTCTCGAATGGAGACGTTGCCGCGGTCCATTCGCTCATGAATCCGCAGGTCGCTTATGGTGAAGACGTCATGTCGCGCGTTACCTATATCATGACTGCGGACGGTGGACTGAGCGAACTGCACCGGGAGATCATAGGATCTCTCAACCAGATAGTTGGCAGCGTATGCACGAAGGCTTCAATTCAGCCGGATGACATTCTCGAGATGTGCATTGTGGGCAATACCGTGATGCATCACATCCTCTTGAACATCTCTCCGGTGGGCGTCGGCGTTTCCCCATTTGCTCCGGCGGTGCAGTCCGCTATCGACCTGAAGGCAGCCGAATTGCAAATCGGGATCAATGGAGCGGCCAATGTGCACGTTCTGCCGGTGGAGGCCGGATTCGTTGGCGCGGATAACGTCGGCGTTCTCATCGCGGAAGCCCCCTATGATAAAGATGAGATGCAACTGATAATAGATATCGGCACCAATGGAGAGATTCTTGTTGGCAATCGCCATAAGATCTTGGCTGCCTCATGCGCGACGGGACCGGCGCTCGAGGGCGCCCACATCAAGCATGGAATGCGGGCGGCGCCTGGCGCGATTGAGCGGGTGCGCATTGCCCCGGGGGGGCTGGATGTCGAATACCGGGTCATTGCGGGTGATAATGGTGAGCATGCGCGAGGCATTTGCGGGTCGGGTATAATAGACGCCATTGCGGAGATGTTCAGGGCCGGCATCGTCGAGAAGAGCGGCCGATTCAACAAGAGCATCAATTCGCCCCGGATTGTGGTCGATGGCAAATCCAGAGAATTCGTCCTTGTGCCGAAGGAGAAAACTTCGATCGGGAAGAACATCACGATCACGGCCGGAGACGTTCGCGCGGTTCAGCTTGCGAAGGGGGCGATATACGCCGGCTCAAAAATTCTGATGAAGCGCCTCGGGATTCAGAGCGTCGATCGGGTGGTATTGGCGGGCGCATTCGGGAGCTATATCGACCGGACGTGCGCGATGCTGATGGGTATGTTTCCCGACTGTCCGATTGAGAACGTGATCGCGGTCGGCAACGCAGCCGGCGACGGCGCGCGGATGGCGCTGCTGGATATCGGAAAAAGGAAAGAGGCCGCTGAGCAGGCCTGTCGCGTGGAATATGTTGAATTGACTCTGGAGAAGGATTTCGAGCGGGAATTTGTAGAGGCGATGCATTTCCCCCACATGCATGATGCCTTTCCAAATCTGAAAGAGCTTTTGCCGACGGAGTGA
- a CDS encoding DUF111 family protein, with translation MKKNGMLILAQVDHLTGEELGYAIDQIIARGAENVYVLPGITKKSRSGCLLLLDIDPAKEADWASFLAEEFSIFGYHQIQTCHYCTPQTLKCV, from the coding sequence ATGAAGAAGAACGGGATGCTCATTTTGGCACAGGTCGACCACCTCACCGGCGAGGAGTTGGGCTACGCCATCGACCAGATCATCGCCCGAGGGGCCGAAAATGTGTACGTCCTGCCGGGAATTACGAAGAAAAGCCGCTCGGGCTGTCTTCTCTTGCTCGATATCGACCCCGCCAAGGAGGCCGATTGGGCGAGCTTTTTGGCCGAAGAATTTTCCATCTTCGGCTATCATCAGATACAGACATGTCATTACTGCACGCCGCAAACGCTCAAATGCGTATGA